Proteins encoded in a region of the Bradyrhizobium sp. CB3481 genome:
- a CDS encoding RNA polymerase sigma factor has translation MTDTAWIDAALTSARPQAVGALLRYFRDLDTAEEAFQNACLRALKSWPQNGPPRDPAAWLIMVGRNVAIDDIRRSKKQEALPDDEAISDLDDAEEQLAERLDGSHYRDDILRLLFICCHPDLPATQQIALALRIVSGLSVKQIARAFLVSEAAMEQRITRAKARVADADVPFETPGAVERAERLASVAAMIYLIFNEGYSASGDTAAIRSPLCEEAIRLARLLLRLFQGEPEIMGLTALLLLQHARADARFDADGAVILLDDQDRSKWNKALIAEGLALIDKAMRHRRSGPYQVQAAISALHARAEKPEDTDWTQIDLLYGALEIMQPSPVVTLNRAVAVSKVKGPQAALDMIEPLAPRLSNYFHFFGVRGAFLMQLGRNEEARTAFDRAIALANTSAEAAHIRMHLDRLQRDSQPRGKTAGK, from the coding sequence ATGACCGATACCGCCTGGATCGATGCCGCGCTGACCTCGGCTCGCCCCCAGGCGGTCGGCGCATTGCTGCGCTATTTCCGCGATCTCGATACCGCCGAGGAAGCGTTTCAGAACGCCTGCCTGCGGGCGCTGAAGAGCTGGCCGCAGAACGGCCCGCCGCGCGATCCCGCGGCGTGGCTGATCATGGTCGGGCGCAATGTCGCGATCGACGACATCAGGCGCAGCAAGAAGCAGGAGGCGCTGCCCGACGACGAGGCGATCTCCGACCTCGACGACGCCGAGGAGCAACTCGCCGAGCGGCTCGACGGCTCGCACTACCGGGATGACATCCTGCGCCTGCTGTTCATCTGCTGCCATCCAGACCTGCCGGCGACGCAGCAGATCGCGCTGGCGCTGCGCATTGTCTCGGGACTGTCGGTCAAGCAGATCGCGCGCGCCTTCCTGGTCTCGGAAGCCGCGATGGAGCAGCGCATCACGCGGGCGAAGGCGCGCGTTGCCGACGCCGACGTGCCGTTCGAGACGCCGGGCGCGGTGGAGCGCGCCGAGCGCCTTGCTTCCGTCGCCGCCATGATCTACCTGATCTTCAACGAGGGTTATTCGGCGAGCGGCGACACTGCTGCGATCCGCAGCCCGCTATGCGAGGAGGCCATTCGCCTGGCGCGGCTGTTGCTGCGGCTGTTCCAGGGCGAGCCCGAGATCATGGGGCTGACCGCGCTGTTGCTGTTGCAGCATGCGCGGGCCGACGCGCGGTTCGACGCCGACGGCGCGGTGATCCTGCTCGACGACCAGGACCGTTCGAAATGGAATAAGGCGCTGATCGCCGAGGGGCTGGCGCTGATCGACAAGGCGATGCGCCACCGCCGCAGCGGGCCCTACCAAGTGCAGGCCGCGATATCGGCGCTGCATGCCCGCGCCGAAAAGCCCGAAGATACCGATTGGACCCAGATCGACCTGCTCTATGGCGCGCTCGAAATCATGCAGCCGTCGCCGGTGGTGACGCTGAACCGCGCGGTCGCGGTGTCAAAAGTGAAGGGCCCGCAGGCCGCCCTCGACATGATCGAGCCGCTGGCGCCGCGGCTGTCGAACTATTTTCATTTCTTCGGCGTGCGCGGCGCCTTCCTGATGCAGCTCGGCCGCAACGAGGAAGCCCGCACCGCCTTCGACCGCGCCATCGCGCTAGCCAACACCTCGGCGGAGGCCGCCCACATCCGCATGCACCTCGACCGCCTGCAGCGCGACAGCCAGCCCCGCGGCAAGACAGCGGGGAAGTAA
- a CDS encoding YciI family protein yields MLYAILCYHDEDFVGSWTKEQDAAVMKKLAVVQDKLAKQGRLGPVARLLPTTAATTLRKENPPLVLDGPYAETKEQLLGFYLVDCKDLDEALEVARDLGAANPGGAYEIRPVGQFAPGSAQP; encoded by the coding sequence ATGCTTTACGCCATTCTTTGCTATCACGACGAAGACTTCGTCGGCTCCTGGACCAAGGAGCAGGACGCCGCGGTCATGAAGAAGCTGGCCGTCGTCCAGGACAAGCTCGCCAAGCAGGGCCGGCTCGGCCCGGTCGCGCGGCTGTTGCCGACAACGGCGGCGACTACGCTGCGCAAGGAAAACCCGCCGCTGGTGCTGGACGGACCCTATGCCGAAACCAAGGAGCAGTTGCTCGGCTTCTACCTCGTCGACTGCAAGGATCTCGACGAGGCGCTCGAAGTTGCCCGCGATCTCGGTGCGGCCAATCCCGGCGGCGCCTATGAGATCCGTCCCGTTGGCCAGTTTGCACCGGGGAGCGCGCAGCCATGA
- a CDS encoding YciI family protein, which produces MRFMMLMIPLGYETAPPDVQLDPERVKAMMAYNEALKDAGVLIALDGLHPPSMGARVSFGTGKPMVTDGPFTEAKEVLGGYWMINVKSREEAIEWAKKCPASENEIIEIRQVQEMADFSEEVQQAAKGFEELQKGNAHKAR; this is translated from the coding sequence ATGCGCTTTATGATGCTGATGATCCCCCTAGGCTATGAGACCGCGCCGCCCGACGTTCAGCTCGACCCTGAACGGGTCAAGGCGATGATGGCCTATAACGAGGCGCTGAAGGATGCCGGCGTCCTGATCGCCCTCGACGGGCTGCATCCGCCCTCGATGGGCGCGCGCGTCTCCTTCGGTACCGGCAAGCCCATGGTCACCGATGGCCCGTTCACCGAAGCCAAGGAAGTGCTCGGCGGTTACTGGATGATCAACGTGAAGTCGCGCGAGGAGGCGATCGAATGGGCGAAGAAGTGCCCGGCCTCCGAAAACGAGATCATCGAGATCCGCCAAGTCCAGGAGATGGCGGATTTCTCGGAAGAAGTGCAGCAGGCCGCGAAAGGCTTTGAGGAACTGCAGAAGGGAAATGCTCACAAGGCGCGGTGA
- a CDS encoding SDR family oxidoreductase, with translation MPSSPQKVALVTGAARGIGLATARRFLAEGWKVALLDIEGELLNGAVAGLADPDNTLALHCDVSDAGAVANAIGALNARFGRLDALVNNAGIAVFAPLLETSDQDWGRILAVNLSGPFICTKAAAPLLREQGGAIVNITSISAVRASTLRSAYGTSKAGLAHLTKQLAVELASFGIRVNAVAPGPVETAMAKQVHTPEIRADYHDAIPLNRYGLEEELAEAIFFLCSERSSYITGQILAVDGGFDAAGIGLPTLRGQRRNG, from the coding sequence ATGCCCTCCTCTCCTCAAAAAGTTGCTCTCGTCACCGGCGCTGCGCGCGGCATCGGGCTTGCGACGGCCAGACGCTTTCTCGCCGAGGGCTGGAAGGTGGCGCTGCTCGACATCGAGGGCGAATTGCTGAACGGCGCGGTTGCCGGCCTTGCCGATCCCGACAACACGCTGGCGCTGCATTGCGACGTCTCTGACGCAGGCGCAGTGGCGAACGCGATCGGCGCGCTGAACGCGCGCTTCGGCCGGCTCGACGCGCTGGTCAACAATGCCGGCATCGCGGTGTTCGCGCCGCTGCTTGAGACATCCGATCAGGACTGGGGCCGCATCCTGGCGGTCAATCTCTCTGGTCCCTTCATCTGCACGAAAGCGGCGGCGCCGCTATTGCGCGAACAGGGCGGCGCAATCGTCAACATCACCTCGATCTCGGCGGTGCGCGCCTCGACGCTGCGCTCGGCCTATGGCACCAGCAAAGCCGGGCTCGCGCATCTTACCAAGCAGCTCGCGGTGGAACTCGCTTCGTTCGGCATCCGCGTCAATGCGGTGGCGCCCGGCCCGGTCGAAACCGCGATGGCCAAGCAGGTCCACACGCCGGAGATCCGCGCCGACTATCACGACGCCATTCCGCTCAACCGCTACGGCCTCGAGGAGGAACTGGCCGAAGCGATCTTCTTCCTGTGCAGCGAGCGCTCGAGCTACATCACCGGACAGATTTTGGCCGTCGACGGTGGCTTCGATGCCGCCGGCATCGGCCTACCGACGCTGCGCGGCCAGCGGCGGAATGGATAA
- a CDS encoding DoxX family protein, whose protein sequence is MTVIAETVPASMPARWVGRILSGLVIVFLMIDGAIKLVPWPVVTETMDRMGYGSDDALMRGLGAITIVCTVLYAIPPTSILGAILLTGYLGGAIASHVRIGSPLFTHTLFGLYLGLMLWGGLWLRDRNLRGLIPFRRHPRQQ, encoded by the coding sequence ATGACCGTCATCGCCGAGACCGTTCCGGCCTCCATGCCCGCGCGCTGGGTGGGCCGCATCCTCTCCGGCCTCGTCATCGTCTTCCTGATGATCGACGGCGCCATCAAGCTGGTGCCGTGGCCGGTCGTCACCGAAACCATGGACCGGATGGGCTATGGCTCTGATGATGCGTTGATGCGCGGCCTTGGCGCCATCACCATCGTCTGCACCGTGCTCTACGCGATCCCGCCGACCTCGATCCTCGGGGCGATCCTGCTCACCGGCTATCTCGGCGGCGCGATCGCCTCGCATGTGCGGATCGGCAGCCCCCTGTTCACGCATACCCTGTTCGGGCTTTACCTCGGCCTGATGCTGTGGGGCGGACTGTGGCTGCGCGACAGGAACTTGCGTGGCCTGATTCCGTTTCGCCGCCACCCGCGTCAACAGTGA
- a CDS encoding helix-turn-helix domain-containing protein, producing MTDAQRSGCPINLSLEVLGDKWSLLIIRDMMFGNRRHFRELLTKSEEGISSNILADRLKTLLDEGIITREDDPSHKQKGIYSLTEQGIELLPVLAQMAAWGYKYLPVTEELGIRARLLSEGGPKLWAEFMDELRENHLGIKRRKRPGPSVGERLQAAYESVVKSAVGGTP from the coding sequence ATGACCGACGCCCAGCGTTCCGGCTGCCCGATCAATCTCTCGCTGGAGGTGCTCGGCGACAAATGGAGCCTTCTGATCATCCGCGACATGATGTTCGGCAACCGGCGACACTTTCGCGAGCTGCTGACGAAATCGGAGGAAGGAATCTCCTCCAACATTCTTGCCGACCGGCTGAAGACCCTGCTCGACGAGGGCATCATCACCCGCGAGGACGATCCCTCGCACAAGCAGAAGGGAATCTATTCGCTGACCGAGCAGGGCATCGAGCTATTGCCAGTCCTCGCGCAGATGGCCGCCTGGGGTTACAAATACCTGCCGGTCACCGAGGAACTCGGCATTCGCGCACGGCTGCTGAGCGAAGGCGGGCCGAAACTATGGGCGGAGTTCATGGATGAGTTGCGCGAAAACCATCTCGGCATCAAGCGGCGCAAGCGCCCCGGTCCATCGGTCGGCGAGCGTTTGCAGGCGGCGTATGAGAGCGTCGTGAAATCGGCAGTAGGTGGGACGCCGTAA
- a CDS encoding dihydrofolate reductase family protein → MARLIMWNLMTLDGFVEGPNRDISWHEDVWGEELEQLSIQQLNAAGGLLFGRVTYELMAGYWPNATGEVAGFMNAAPKYVFSRTVKKSDWNNTQVFGGDVAETVARLKRDSAKDIFLFGSADLAATLIPHGLIDEFRIAVNPVILGGGTPLFKPGAKVRLKLIDSRPLSTGIVILRYAPAAK, encoded by the coding sequence ATGGCACGGTTGATCATGTGGAACCTGATGACGCTGGACGGCTTCGTCGAAGGCCCGAACCGCGACATTTCCTGGCATGAGGACGTCTGGGGCGAGGAGCTGGAGCAGCTCTCGATCCAGCAGTTGAATGCGGCCGGCGGACTGCTGTTCGGCCGCGTCACCTACGAATTGATGGCCGGCTACTGGCCGAACGCGACCGGCGAGGTCGCCGGTTTCATGAACGCGGCGCCCAAATATGTCTTCTCGCGCACGGTGAAGAAGTCGGACTGGAACAACACGCAGGTTTTCGGCGGCGACGTGGCAGAAACCGTTGCCCGACTGAAGCGCGACAGCGCCAAGGATATCTTTTTGTTCGGCAGCGCCGATCTCGCCGCCACGCTGATCCCGCACGGACTGATCGACGAATTCCGCATTGCCGTGAACCCGGTCATCCTTGGCGGTGGAACGCCGCTGTTCAAGCCGGGCGCGAAGGTCAGGCTCAAGCTGATCGACAGCCGGCCATTGTCGACCGGCATCGTGATCCTGCGCTACGCGCCGGCGGCGAAATAA
- a CDS encoding SRPBCC family protein, whose product MFDIVVIAIILAIAIAAILIRAATRPNTLRVERAIDINAPAEKIFPLISDFHQWLKWSPYEEKDPAMKRSYGGADSGKGATYAWDGDKNVGSGRMEILDATAPSRIVIKLDFFKPFEGHNTAEFTMLPQGDGTNVTWVMHGPANFMSRLIQVFINLDKMIGRDFEAGLAKLKTITEK is encoded by the coding sequence ATGTTCGACATTGTCGTCATCGCCATCATCCTGGCAATTGCCATCGCCGCCATCCTCATTCGCGCCGCTACCAGGCCGAACACGCTGCGCGTCGAGCGCGCGATCGACATCAATGCGCCGGCCGAGAAAATCTTTCCGCTGATCTCGGATTTTCACCAGTGGCTGAAATGGTCGCCTTACGAAGAGAAGGACCCGGCGATGAAGCGCAGCTATGGCGGCGCTGACAGCGGCAAGGGCGCCACCTATGCCTGGGACGGCGACAAGAATGTCGGTTCCGGCCGCATGGAAATTCTCGACGCCACGGCGCCGTCGAGGATTGTCATCAAGCTCGATTTCTTCAAGCCGTTCGAAGGCCACAACACCGCCGAGTTCACAATGCTGCCGCAGGGCGATGGCACCAATGTCACATGGGTGATGCATGGTCCGGCGAACTTCATGTCCAGGTTGATCCAGGTGTTCATCAATCTCGACAAGATGATCGGCCGGGATTTCGAAGCGGGTCTCGCCAAGCTGAAGACGATCACCGAGAAATGA
- a CDS encoding VOC family protein, with protein MQVNPYLFYNGNCEEALNYYQKALGAQIEAKMPYGDGPADMPVPADWKTKIMHARITIDGEVLMASDATPGDYKAPQGISVALAVEDPADAERRFKALAEGGTVRMPFGPTFFSNGFGMCVDKFGIPWMVNSPKEGM; from the coding sequence ATGCAGGTCAATCCCTATTTGTTCTACAACGGCAATTGCGAGGAAGCGCTGAACTATTATCAGAAGGCGCTCGGCGCGCAGATCGAGGCCAAGATGCCCTATGGCGACGGGCCGGCCGACATGCCGGTGCCGGCGGATTGGAAGACCAAGATCATGCATGCCCGCATCACCATCGACGGCGAGGTGCTGATGGCATCCGATGCCACGCCGGGCGATTACAAGGCGCCGCAGGGCATTTCAGTTGCGCTCGCGGTCGAAGATCCTGCGGACGCCGAACGCCGCTTCAAGGCGCTCGCCGAAGGCGGCACGGTGCGGATGCCGTTCGGCCCGACCTTCTTCTCCAACGGCTTTGGCATGTGCGTCGACAAGTTCGGCATTCCCTGGATGGTGAATAGCCCGAAGGAAGGGATGTGA
- a CDS encoding YciI family protein, with product MRFMVIVKASKDTEAGVMPSTELLAAMGKFNEELVKAGVMEAGEGLHPTSKGARIRYGSGEGVTRGPFALSKDIVCGFWLINTKSLDEAIAWMKRAPFADGDEIEIRQVFSAEDFGEALTPELREQEERLRAQAAKK from the coding sequence ATGCGATTCATGGTGATTGTGAAGGCCAGCAAGGATACGGAAGCCGGCGTCATGCCGAGCACGGAACTGCTGGCGGCGATGGGCAAGTTCAACGAGGAACTGGTCAAGGCCGGCGTGATGGAGGCGGGCGAGGGCCTGCATCCGACCTCGAAGGGCGCGCGGATCAGGTATGGCAGCGGCGAGGGCGTCACGCGCGGGCCTTTCGCGCTGAGCAAGGATATCGTTTGCGGATTCTGGCTTATCAACACCAAATCGTTGGACGAGGCGATCGCCTGGATGAAGCGCGCGCCGTTCGCCGATGGCGACGAGATCGAAATACGTCAGGTGTTCTCGGCGGAAGATTTTGGCGAAGCGCTCACCCCTGAACTGCGCGAGCAGGAAGAGCGCCTGCGCGCCCAGGCGGCAAAGAAATAG
- a CDS encoding DUF2852 domain-containing protein yields MAYTADVNRWRGPTEETYRPHMLESPWHPGWIVVTILGFIIWWPIGLALLFFTLGSRKMGCWSHGDRWQNKMERMQYKMDRMRGRMERRGFGGFGFGQPSSGNRAFDEYRMETLRRLEEEQVEFRNFLDRLRHAKDKEEFDAFMAQHKQRPTPPNDQPQQG; encoded by the coding sequence ATGGCCTACACCGCAGATGTCAATCGATGGCGCGGCCCGACTGAAGAGACCTATCGTCCGCATATGCTTGAGAGCCCGTGGCACCCCGGCTGGATCGTGGTGACCATTCTCGGCTTTATCATCTGGTGGCCGATCGGCCTTGCCCTTCTCTTTTTCACACTAGGGAGCAGAAAGATGGGTTGCTGGAGCCACGGAGACCGCTGGCAGAACAAGATGGAGCGGATGCAGTACAAGATGGACCGGATGCGCGGCCGCATGGAGCGCCGTGGTTTTGGCGGCTTCGGCTTCGGCCAGCCCTCCAGCGGCAACCGCGCCTTCGACGAGTACCGCATGGAAACCCTGCGCCGGCTTGAGGAAGAGCAGGTCGAGTTCAGGAACTTCCTCGACCGCCTGCGTCACGCCAAGGACAAGGAAGAGTTCGACGCGTTCATGGCGCAGCACAAGCAGCGTCCGACCCCGCCGAACGACCAGCCGCAGCAGGGCTGA
- a CDS encoding PAS domain-containing methyl-accepting chemotaxis protein: MFQLLKNSSADKALAEALGRSQAVIEFNLDGTIITANDNFLKALGYSLGEIRGKHHSTFVDPSEREGAAYREFWAALRRGEYQAAEYKRIGKGGKEVWIQATYNPILDGSGKPFKVVKFATDVTAKKIKSMEDASQIAAISRAQAVIAFEMDGTIVTANDNFLRAMGYTLGEIKGKHHSMFVEPSEREGAAYREFWAKLNRGETQAAEYKRIGKGGREVWILASYNPVLDEKGKPFRVVKFATDVTSQKLSTADLAGQIAAIGKSQAVIEFKMDGTIIGANQNFLKTLGYSLGEIQGKHHSMFVEQGERDSAAYREFWAALNRGEYQAAEYKRIGKNGKEVWIQASYNPILDLNGKPFKVVKYATDTTAQVLVRLGNERVRGMMESVAAGAEELNASVREISEAMTKSRETASTAVSRVEAADAQAQRLNEAAQAMSGIVELIGNITGQINLLALNATIESARAGEAGRGFAVVASEVKNLATQAKQATDKIGQEIGNLNGISGDVVGALNSIKQAIQGVSEYVTATAAAVEEQSTVTSEMSSNMQRAAAEAKAIAQR, from the coding sequence GTGTTTCAATTGCTCAAGAACTCCTCGGCTGACAAGGCGCTTGCCGAGGCCCTCGGCCGCTCGCAGGCCGTGATCGAGTTCAATCTCGACGGCACCATCATCACTGCCAATGACAATTTCCTCAAAGCCCTCGGCTACTCGCTCGGCGAAATCCGGGGCAAGCACCACAGCACGTTTGTCGATCCGTCCGAGCGCGAGGGCGCGGCGTATCGCGAGTTCTGGGCGGCGCTGAGGCGTGGCGAGTACCAGGCCGCCGAATACAAGCGCATCGGCAAAGGCGGCAAGGAAGTCTGGATCCAGGCGACCTACAACCCCATCCTCGACGGCAGCGGCAAGCCGTTCAAGGTGGTGAAGTTCGCCACCGACGTCACTGCGAAAAAGATCAAGAGCATGGAGGACGCGAGCCAGATCGCCGCGATCAGCCGCGCCCAGGCCGTCATCGCCTTCGAGATGGACGGCACCATCGTGACCGCCAACGACAATTTCCTGAGGGCGATGGGCTACACGCTCGGCGAAATCAAGGGCAAGCACCACAGCATGTTCGTCGAGCCCAGCGAGCGCGAGGGCGCGGCCTATCGCGAGTTCTGGGCCAAGCTGAACCGCGGCGAAACCCAGGCCGCCGAATACAAGCGGATCGGCAAGGGCGGCCGCGAAGTCTGGATCCTCGCCTCCTACAACCCGGTGCTCGACGAGAAGGGCAAGCCGTTCCGCGTGGTGAAGTTCGCCACCGACGTCACCAGCCAGAAGCTTTCGACCGCTGACCTCGCCGGCCAGATCGCCGCGATCGGCAAGTCGCAGGCGGTGATCGAATTCAAAATGGACGGCACCATCATCGGCGCCAACCAGAACTTCCTCAAGACCCTCGGCTATTCGCTCGGTGAGATCCAGGGCAAGCATCACAGCATGTTCGTCGAACAGGGCGAGCGCGACAGCGCCGCCTATCGCGAATTCTGGGCAGCGCTGAACCGCGGCGAATACCAGGCCGCCGAATACAAGCGGATCGGCAAGAACGGCAAGGAGGTCTGGATCCAGGCGTCCTACAACCCGATCCTCGACCTCAACGGCAAGCCGTTCAAGGTGGTGAAATACGCCACCGACACCACGGCGCAGGTGCTGGTCCGCCTCGGCAACGAGCGGGTGCGCGGCATGATGGAATCGGTCGCCGCCGGCGCGGAGGAACTGAACGCCTCGGTGCGGGAAATCTCCGAAGCCATGACCAAGTCGCGCGAGACCGCCTCCACCGCCGTCTCGCGGGTGGAAGCGGCCGACGCCCAGGCACAACGGCTGAACGAGGCGGCGCAGGCGATGAGCGGCATCGTCGAATTGATCGGCAATATCACCGGCCAGATCAACCTGCTGGCGCTGAATGCGACGATCGAATCGGCGCGCGCCGGCGAAGCGGGCCGTGGCTTTGCCGTGGTGGCTTCGGAGGTCAAGAACCTCGCCACCCAGGCCAAGCAGGCGACCGACAAGATCGGCCAGGAAATCGGCAATCTCAACGGCATCTCCGGCGACGTCGTCGGCGCGCTCAACAGCATCAAGCAGGCGATCCAGGGCGTCAGCGAATACGTCACGGCGACCGCGGCGGCCGTCGAGGAACAGAGCACGGTGACCTCCGAGATGTCCTCCAACATGCAGCGCGCCGCCGCCGAAGCCAAGGCGATCGCGCAGCGCTAG
- a CDS encoding TetR/AcrR family transcriptional regulator, with amino-acid sequence MSWRKDQGRSERGYHHGNLKEALLQAALDLISQKGPAGFTFADAARMAGVSPAAPYRHFRDRDELLSSIAQRGFEQFEAMLTQSWDDGRPDTVTAFERVGKAYLAFARNEPAFYSAMFESGIPVESNPNLMAASERAFAIIRAAAERLAAMAPPGVPRPPALMMALHIWSMAHGVASLFGRGDGARRKLPMAPDELLEAQVLIYLRGLGFPTDRRASEQTPPSPPPVPPSGPWGNRK; translated from the coding sequence ATGAGCTGGCGCAAGGACCAAGGCCGCAGCGAGCGCGGCTATCATCACGGCAATCTGAAAGAGGCGTTGCTGCAGGCGGCGCTCGATCTGATCTCGCAGAAGGGGCCGGCCGGCTTCACCTTCGCCGATGCCGCGCGGATGGCCGGCGTCAGCCCGGCTGCGCCCTATCGGCATTTTCGCGACCGCGACGAGCTTCTCTCCTCGATCGCCCAGCGTGGTTTCGAGCAGTTCGAGGCGATGCTGACGCAGTCCTGGGACGACGGCCGTCCGGACACGGTCACCGCCTTCGAACGGGTCGGCAAGGCCTATCTGGCGTTCGCCCGCAACGAGCCGGCATTCTACTCGGCGATGTTCGAATCGGGCATTCCCGTCGAGTCCAATCCTAATTTGATGGCGGCGAGCGAGCGCGCCTTCGCGATCATCCGCGCTGCCGCCGAGCGGCTCGCGGCGATGGCGCCCCCGGGCGTGCCGCGTCCGCCCGCGCTGATGATGGCGCTGCACATCTGGTCGATGGCACACGGCGTCGCCTCGCTGTTCGGCCGCGGCGACGGCGCGCGGCGCAAATTGCCGATGGCGCCGGACGAACTGCTGGAAGCGCAGGTGCTGATCTATCTGCGCGGCCTCGGCTTCCCGACCGACCGCCGGGCTTCCGAACAGACACCGCCGAGTCCGCCACCGGTTCCGCCATCCGGTCCCTGGGGCAACCGCAAATAA
- a CDS encoding glutathione S-transferase family protein produces MSLTLHFHPLASYCWKVLIALYENDVPFTPNLVDLGNAAERAALVKLWGIGKFPVLQDDGRGEIVPESSIIIEYLDRHYGGRARLIPGDVDQALRTRLRDRFYDLYVHLLMQKIMVDRLRPDGKRDAYGVAEARVQLRTSYAMIEQQMAGGRWAMGDDFTLADCAAAPALFYGNMAEPFGDGQRNVAAYLERLKARPSVARVLKEAEPYFQMVPKEA; encoded by the coding sequence ATGTCGCTGACGCTGCATTTTCACCCGCTCGCCTCGTACTGCTGGAAGGTGCTGATCGCGCTTTATGAGAACGATGTCCCGTTCACGCCGAACTTGGTCGATCTCGGCAATGCGGCGGAGCGCGCCGCGCTGGTGAAGCTGTGGGGCATCGGCAAGTTTCCGGTGCTGCAGGACGATGGACGTGGCGAGATCGTTCCAGAATCCAGCATCATCATCGAATATCTCGACCGTCATTATGGCGGCCGCGCGCGGCTGATCCCCGGCGATGTCGATCAAGCATTGCGGACGCGGCTGCGCGACCGCTTCTATGATCTCTACGTGCATCTGCTGATGCAGAAGATCATGGTCGACCGGCTGCGGCCGGACGGAAAGCGCGATGCTTACGGCGTCGCCGAGGCGAGGGTGCAGCTCCGCACCTCCTACGCCATGATCGAGCAGCAGATGGCCGGCGGCCGCTGGGCGATGGGCGATGATTTCACGCTTGCCGACTGCGCCGCGGCGCCGGCGCTGTTCTACGGTAACATGGCGGAGCCGTTCGGTGACGGGCAACGGAACGTCGCCGCCTATCTGGAGCGGCTGAAGGCGCGGCCATCCGTTGCGCGCGTGCTGAAGGAGGCGGAGCCCTATTTCCAGATGGTGCCCAAAGAAGCCTGA
- a CDS encoding nuclear transport factor 2 family protein yields the protein MAAIDKADIVRAIFEGYLTGNRRLVEASFSDDFRFTSPYDDNIDKAAYFERCWKDSDWIARHELEKIVADGDDVFVTYHCVAKDGKSFRNTEFLVFDGDKVRRIDVYFGATYQNGLFVRQAE from the coding sequence ATGGCAGCAATCGACAAAGCGGATATTGTTCGCGCGATTTTCGAGGGCTATCTCACCGGCAACCGGCGGTTGGTCGAGGCGTCCTTCAGCGACGACTTTCGCTTTACGAGCCCCTATGACGACAACATCGACAAGGCGGCCTATTTCGAGCGGTGCTGGAAGGATAGCGACTGGATCGCGCGGCATGAACTGGAGAAGATCGTCGCCGACGGCGATGACGTTTTCGTGACCTATCACTGCGTAGCCAAGGACGGCAAAAGCTTCCGTAATACCGAATTCTTGGTCTTCGACGGTGACAAGGTCAGGCGCATCGACGTCTATTTTGGCGCGACGTATCAGAACGGCTTATTCGTCAGGCAGGCGGAGTAG